The Streptomyces sp. NBC_00306 sequence GCGGCTGGTAGACCGCTTGCTCCAGATAGGCCCCCAGGCGCTGTCCGGTGACCTTCTCGATCACCATGCCGAGCAGGACCAGATTGGTGTTGCTGTACTCCCACTTGGTCCCGGGCGGAAAGTTGAGGGGGTGCGCGAAGGCGTAGTCGAGCAACTGCTGTGGTGTGTAGTTGCGCTGGGGGTCGGCGAGCAGGGACTGCATCCAGCTCTCGTCCTCTGAGTAGTCGAAGAGGCCGCTGCGCATGCCGGCCAACTCGCGAAGGGTGATGCGGTCGCCCTGGGGGACACCGGCGACGTACGTGGCGATGGGATCGTCGAGCCCGACTCTTCCCTGGTCCACGAGCAGCAACAGTCCCTCGACCGTGAAGGTCTTGGTCACGCTGCCGATCCGCATGTGGAGGTCGGACGTCATCGGGGTGCCGGTCTTCGTGTCCGAGACCCCGAACGACTTCACGTACTCGCCTCGCCCGGGAATCCACAGGCCGATGGTCACGCCGGGGATGTCCGCCCGTTCCATGATCTCGGTGATCTTCTCAGCCAGCTGCTCGACGGTCGCGGCGTCGAAGTCCTCCTGCCGTGCCGCCTGCGAGGGCGCGGTGCCCGCACCCACCAGAAGGAGGGCGACGAGCGCCGTCAGGACCGTTCTCAGCATGCTGAGCCGGATCATCCGCGGTCACCTCTGATTCATTCAGAGAACGGGTGAATCGCCATATGCGCCATGTGTGCGAGAGGTATCCATCATAGGAATGACCGCGTCGACGAGCGAGCGCGCCGGGACCGGGGCGCCGAGGAGCCGTTACCGGTCAGGCCCCAGCACCCAGGGCTGTGGCTGGCTGGTACCTGGCCGGACCCGTACTGGGCGGCTCTGTGAGGGGCGGCGATCTTCGGCGGATGCCCGCAGATCCCATCGGTGTCATGCTGGAAGCCCCCGAATGTTGGGAGACGACGCCGTGGCTGAGAAGAAGAACAAGACGGACCCGCAAGAGAAGAACGTCAAGGCTGACCAGTCAGCCAAGGCACCGAACGAGCGAGAAGAGGAGACCCCCGTCGAGGCGCGCATCACCGCGATGGACCCGGCTGGCCCTCTGTTCAGGGGCCCCAACGATCGCTGATGGAAGCGGATCTTCAGCGGGCCCGAGGTCCTCGCGCGTCGTGAGCGCCGGCGTGGGCAGAGCATCAGATGCGTCGTAGGTGGCCGAACTGGAGGTGGGGCCGGGGCGAGATTCGCCCCCGGTGCCCGCTGCTGGTCAAGGTGCTCTGGCAAGATGACGACTTCGACGCTCCCGAGAGGTCATCCTCGTGCCGACGCCTGCCGACCATCTCGCACTGGCACATGCCGCGACAGACGGTCATGTCTTGCGGCGTCTCGCCCAATTCCCTTATCCCTTTGTCTGGATCGCCCTGGCCGAAAATCCCCACACGCCGCCGGCAGCTCTTCTGGAACTGAGCAGGGCCCGCGACAGCGTCTGGAATGACAACAGGCTTCTGCGCCTGCTGGCAGAACATCCCGGCGCGGACCGCATCGTTCTGCGAGCCGTGCTCGGTGCCGTGGCAGCGAAGCTCGAGGAGGGGGAACGGCCCTACGCCGCCGTACTGGCTCTCGCGGGCCGGCAGGAGCTAGGGGCGGACGAGGTGAGGAGGCT is a genomic window containing:
- a CDS encoding serine hydrolase domain-containing protein; protein product: MIRLSMLRTVLTALVALLLVGAGTAPSQAARQEDFDAATVEQLAEKITEIMERADIPGVTIGLWIPGRGEYVKSFGVSDTKTGTPMTSDLHMRIGSVTKTFTVEGLLLLVDQGRVGLDDPIATYVAGVPQGDRITLRELAGMRSGLFDYSEDESWMQSLLADPQRNYTPQQLLDYAFAHPLNFPPGTKWEYSNTNLVLLGMVIEKVTGQRLGAYLEQAVYQPLKLSETSFPTTNGIPDPYAQGYTDFTKDESVTAATNWNPSWAWAAGAMISTLDDLHTWVPALADGRLLGPRTQDQRLEFRPVGYPGVSYGLGIMRVDGWIGHNGDLPGYETLAVQLPSQKATLVILINSDINYKGDSLSTMLGRAVTSVVTPDHVFDLPSAAQSRQQTPTPSP